A window of the Thermoanaerobaculia bacterium genome harbors these coding sequences:
- a CDS encoding class I SAM-dependent methyltransferase, giving the protein MNRRSADCCPRLRAFVRRIVPGPMRAALRRTVADLGHRRRDLVPDLRERLFPAPGLPLPPARLRHRVGPNSSRAEFLHVGALCAADLMKVYAQLGRPAEGDRRWLDFGCGCGRVARHLIGNEASRQAGIDYSGVDVDRSQIDWAARHLGGRFEVIPTAPPTALASGSYDLIFTISVFTHLDEAMQDAWLAELTRLLRPGGLLLATTHAPEIARTSPGVTAPELELLERTGFLFRPSVGPFNEQSAFHSEAYLRENWARQLQPRGFFPFALGSFQDISAWERA; this is encoded by the coding sequence TTGAATCGGCGGAGTGCCGACTGCTGCCCACGGCTGCGCGCTTTCGTCCGGCGGATCGTTCCCGGGCCGATGCGGGCGGCTTTGCGCCGCACCGTCGCCGACCTGGGACACCGGCGGCGGGACCTCGTCCCCGACCTGCGGGAGCGCCTTTTCCCCGCGCCCGGTCTGCCGCTGCCCCCGGCCCGGCTCCGGCATCGTGTCGGGCCCAACAGCTCGCGCGCCGAGTTCCTGCACGTCGGAGCGCTCTGCGCCGCCGACCTGATGAAGGTCTACGCGCAACTGGGGCGGCCTGCCGAGGGCGACCGTCGCTGGCTCGACTTCGGTTGCGGGTGCGGCCGAGTCGCGCGGCATCTGATCGGAAACGAAGCCTCTCGCCAGGCCGGGATCGACTACAGTGGCGTCGACGTGGACCGCTCGCAGATCGACTGGGCGGCGCGCCATCTCGGCGGCCGATTCGAGGTCATTCCCACGGCGCCCCCGACGGCTTTGGCGAGCGGCAGTTACGACCTGATCTTCACGATCTCCGTCTTCACTCACCTGGACGAGGCCATGCAGGACGCCTGGCTGGCCGAGCTCACCCGCCTCCTGCGCCCCGGCGGACTCCTTCTCGCGACGACCCACGCCCCGGAGATCGCCCGCACCAGCCCCGGAGTCACCGCGCCGGAGCTCGAGCTTCTCGAGCGGACCGGCTTCCTCTTCCGCCCGAGCGTCGGACCGTTCAACGAACAGTCGGCATTCCATTCCGAGGCCTACCTGCGGGAGAACTGGGCGCGGCAGCTCCAACCCCGCGGTTTCTTTCCTTTCGCCCTCGGGAGCTTTCAGGACATTTCCGCCTGGGAAAGGGCCTGA
- a CDS encoding sulfite exporter TauE/SafE family protein, with protein MIAAALGALAIGLALGFLGSGGSILAVPVLIYLLGQEEKVAIAGSLAVVGAVAAAGAIDAARRGAIAWRAAVLFGGAGFFGSSLGALLGTRSSGTIQLALFGLVLIAAAVAMALRRVPSPSEVLAASASLSGQRSAGKLVLDGFLVGGLTGYVGVGGGFAIVPALTLLGGLPMYLATGTSLAVIAANAGTGFAWHLMLSPQLLRVLDWPVLGAIALVGMVGSLAGRHLSRRFDDRALRRAFAVALVLLAIFVLRDALPRVLSALS; from the coding sequence TTGATCGCAGCCGCTCTCGGCGCGCTCGCGATCGGGTTGGCGCTCGGCTTCCTGGGATCGGGCGGCTCGATTCTCGCCGTTCCGGTGCTGATCTATCTCCTGGGGCAGGAGGAGAAAGTGGCGATCGCCGGCTCGCTCGCCGTCGTGGGCGCCGTCGCGGCGGCGGGGGCCATCGACGCCGCGCGCCGTGGCGCGATCGCCTGGCGCGCGGCGGTGCTCTTCGGCGGTGCCGGCTTCTTCGGCAGCTCGCTGGGGGCCCTGCTGGGTACGCGCTCGTCGGGGACGATTCAGTTGGCGCTCTTCGGCCTGGTCCTCATCGCGGCCGCCGTGGCGATGGCCTTGCGTCGCGTCCCATCGCCTTCCGAGGTTCTCGCGGCAAGCGCATCGCTCTCCGGCCAGCGTTCCGCCGGCAAGTTGGTGCTGGACGGGTTTCTGGTCGGAGGCCTGACGGGCTACGTCGGAGTGGGTGGCGGATTCGCCATCGTACCGGCTCTCACGCTGCTGGGCGGGCTACCGATGTATCTCGCGACCGGCACCAGTCTGGCCGTGATCGCGGCCAACGCCGGCACCGGCTTCGCCTGGCACCTCATGCTCAGCCCGCAACTGCTCCGGGTGCTCGACTGGCCGGTTCTCGGCGCGATCGCTCTGGTCGGCATGGTGGGCAGCCTCGCCGGCCGCCATCTCTCCAGGCGTTTCGACGATCGCGCGCTCCGCCGGGCGTTCGCCGTCGCGCTGGTTCTGCTGGCGATCTTCGTGCTGCGCGACGCCCTGCCGAGAGTTCTCTCTGCCCTCTCCTAA
- the apaG gene encoding Co2+/Mg2+ efflux protein ApaG, which yields MSDTTTRGIRIEVESEYEPERSSPFESYFFFSYHVRISNLGEATAQLLSRVWIITDSDGEVQTVEGPGVVGETPVLAPGETFEYTSFCPLKTAVGAMEGHYEMRLVDTGETFPAEIAPFTLAVPGSVN from the coding sequence GTGAGCGATACGACGACACGCGGCATCCGCATCGAGGTCGAGAGCGAATACGAGCCCGAACGGAGCTCGCCTTTCGAGAGTTATTTCTTCTTTTCCTACCATGTGAGGATCTCGAATCTCGGTGAGGCGACGGCGCAGCTGCTCTCGCGGGTCTGGATCATCACCGACTCCGACGGCGAGGTGCAGACGGTCGAGGGCCCAGGAGTGGTCGGAGAGACTCCGGTGCTCGCCCCCGGTGAGACCTTCGAGTACACGAGCTTCTGCCCGCTCAAGACTGCGGTGGGCGCCATGGAAGGGCACTACGAGATGCGTCTCGTCGACACCGGCGAGACCTTCCCGGCTGAAATCGCTCCGTTCACGCTCGCCGTTCCCGGATCGGTGAATTGA
- a CDS encoding DUF3365 domain-containing protein, with product MAIVIGVAPGTSGELPAVPEAQLAVARTAADGLGARLRTLLTAELARGGPQGAVEACAAQAQEATFEEAARHGVALRRVSLQYRNPADAPDEFERAALERLAAGARQGSPPAEIAQVTAGPDGGSELRYLRPIVLAAPCLSCHGKVAELAPGVAAILAERYPGDLATGYSAGDLRGAVSVRVALPKVFPAAAAPEVP from the coding sequence GTGGCGATCGTGATCGGCGTCGCGCCCGGCACTTCCGGCGAACTGCCGGCGGTGCCGGAGGCGCAACTGGCGGTCGCCCGAACGGCGGCCGACGGTCTCGGCGCCCGCCTGCGCACTCTGCTCACGGCGGAACTGGCGCGTGGCGGCCCGCAGGGGGCGGTCGAAGCCTGCGCCGCGCAGGCCCAGGAGGCCACCTTTGAGGAAGCCGCCCGCCACGGGGTCGCGCTGCGGCGGGTTTCGCTGCAATATCGCAATCCTGCCGATGCGCCGGACGAATTCGAGCGCGCAGCGCTCGAACGGCTGGCGGCGGGGGCGCGGCAGGGGAGTCCGCCGGCCGAGATCGCCCAGGTGACGGCCGGCCCGGACGGCGGGTCGGAGCTGCGCTACCTGCGGCCGATCGTGCTGGCGGCGCCATGCCTCAGTTGCCATGGCAAGGTCGCGGAGCTCGCTCCGGGCGTCGCCGCGATCCTCGCAGAGCGCTATCCGGGCGACCTCGCGACCGGCTATTCCGCCGGCGACCTGCGTGGCGCGGTCAGCGTGCGCGTAGCGTTGCCGAAGGTGTTTCCGGCGGCTGCCGCTCCGGAGGTGCCTTGA
- a CDS encoding rhodanese-like domain-containing protein: MKSPGVVGLSPEELERLLASETIVLVDVREKVEHWLAYIAGSRLAPLSSLPVEQLSEEAGELVLYCRSGSRSANAAARIAAHAGVSVRHLEGGLMAWTASGRPVARFGGGSGSA; the protein is encoded by the coding sequence ATGAAGAGCCCGGGCGTCGTCGGACTCTCGCCCGAGGAGTTGGAACGCCTGCTGGCGAGTGAAACGATCGTGCTGGTCGACGTGCGGGAGAAGGTCGAGCACTGGCTGGCGTACATCGCGGGTTCGCGGCTGGCGCCGCTCTCTTCCCTGCCGGTCGAGCAGTTGTCGGAAGAGGCTGGCGAGCTCGTTCTCTACTGCCGTTCCGGCAGCCGGTCGGCGAATGCCGCTGCCCGGATCGCGGCCCATGCCGGAGTCTCCGTCCGGCACCTCGAGGGCGGCCTCATGGCCTGGACCGCCTCCGGCAGGCCGGTGGCGCGCTTCGGCGGCGGCTCGGGCAGCGCTTGA
- a CDS encoding RNA polymerase sigma factor, with product MERSGSENSSGAATVAALFESEGGRVHALARRLCGDRDADDLVQDTFLNAFRAIDQLKDLANPRPWLYAIAHRACSRMRRRRAGEPQHLEEFDELLPHPGATVPDFSGQKAGPEGDSLRTEARELVERGISALPEAFRIPLLLADIAGLRLAEIAAILDLPEATVKTRVHRARLKLRAVLAQGLPQRQAGPASQAQEICLDLLRARLAAFDHGVDFSYSDASMCERCQTVFATLALSASVCGALGRDSLPEGLRDRVLATTRP from the coding sequence ATGGAGAGGTCAGGCTCAGAAAACAGCTCCGGGGCAGCGACCGTTGCCGCTCTTTTCGAGAGCGAGGGCGGGCGGGTCCACGCGCTGGCTCGCAGGCTCTGCGGCGACCGTGACGCCGACGACCTCGTGCAGGACACTTTCCTCAACGCCTTCCGGGCCATCGATCAGTTGAAGGATCTGGCGAATCCACGACCGTGGCTCTATGCCATCGCACATCGGGCCTGCTCACGGATGCGACGGCGCCGAGCCGGCGAACCGCAGCACCTCGAAGAGTTCGACGAGCTGCTGCCGCATCCGGGAGCGACCGTTCCGGATTTTTCCGGGCAGAAGGCAGGTCCGGAAGGCGACAGCCTGCGCACCGAGGCGCGCGAGCTCGTGGAGAGGGGAATCTCGGCGCTACCGGAGGCTTTTCGGATCCCGCTTCTGCTGGCAGATATCGCCGGCCTTCGGCTCGCCGAGATCGCGGCGATCCTCGACCTCCCGGAGGCCACGGTCAAGACCCGCGTCCACCGCGCCCGCCTGAAACTGCGCGCCGTTCTTGCCCAGGGGCTGCCGCAGCGCCAAGCCGGCCCGGCCTCGCAGGCGCAGGAGATCTGCCTCGACCTCCTGCGGGCACGTCTCGCGGCTTTCGATCATGGTGTGGACTTCTCGTATTCCGACGCGTCGATGTGCGAGCGGTGTCAGACCGTTTTTGCGACCCTCGCCCTGTCCGCTTCGGTTTGCGGCGCGCTCGGTCGCGACTCGCTTCCGGAGGGCTTGCGCGACCGGGTTCTCGCGACCACACGACCTTGA
- a CDS encoding cytochrome ubiquinol oxidase subunit I, translating into MTDAVSDPLFWHRLQFGFTITFHYIFPQLTMGLALLIVVLKGIGLRTGRPEWNDAARFWIRIFGLSFAMGVVTGVPMEFQFGTNWAAFSALTGEVIGQTLAMEGIFAFFLESSFLALLIWGERRLGERRHFFAAVALWVGSWLSGYFIVTTNAFMQHPVGHEIGPDGVFHLVDLSVFLFNPWAVAQYAHTMMGAVVTGAFAMAALGAFWTLRGEHRDAARVSLATGVVVGLAAAILVAMPTGHLQGRLVAEHQPAALAGMEGRFESGPRAPLAVIGQPNVAERRLDNPLQLPALLSYIAYGDFSANVKGLDSFPEDEWPTNIELLYYGFHVMVGLGSLFIALMALAALQLARRKLATSRWLLWMLALAFPFPFIANTAGWMTAEMGRQPWLVYGLLRTAEGGSPTVHGGSTLFTTLGFAGLYFVLGILFVLLVLREVGHGPRPLGAPTSPPSPVAGH; encoded by the coding sequence ATGACCGATGCCGTTTCGGATCCGCTCTTCTGGCACCGCTTGCAGTTCGGATTCACGATCACCTTTCACTACATTTTTCCCCAGCTCACGATGGGCCTTGCCCTGCTGATCGTCGTCCTCAAGGGGATCGGTCTGCGCACGGGTCGGCCGGAGTGGAACGACGCGGCGCGATTCTGGATCCGGATCTTCGGGCTGTCGTTCGCGATGGGCGTCGTGACCGGCGTTCCGATGGAGTTCCAGTTCGGCACCAACTGGGCGGCTTTCTCCGCCCTGACGGGCGAAGTGATCGGTCAGACGCTCGCCATGGAGGGGATCTTCGCTTTCTTCCTCGAGTCGAGCTTTCTGGCGCTTCTCATCTGGGGTGAACGCCGGCTGGGTGAGCGCCGGCACTTCTTCGCCGCGGTCGCGCTCTGGGTCGGAAGCTGGCTCTCCGGCTACTTCATCGTCACCACCAACGCCTTCATGCAGCACCCGGTGGGTCACGAGATCGGCCCCGACGGCGTCTTTCACCTGGTCGATCTCTCGGTCTTCCTGTTCAACCCGTGGGCGGTCGCCCAGTATGCCCACACGATGATGGGCGCCGTGGTCACGGGCGCGTTCGCGATGGCGGCGCTCGGCGCCTTCTGGACGCTGCGCGGCGAGCACCGCGATGCCGCCCGGGTCTCGCTCGCGACCGGAGTGGTCGTTGGTCTCGCCGCCGCGATTCTCGTCGCCATGCCCACCGGCCACCTCCAGGGACGTCTCGTTGCCGAGCATCAGCCGGCAGCACTCGCCGGCATGGAGGGTCGCTTCGAGAGCGGGCCGCGCGCGCCGCTCGCCGTCATCGGCCAGCCGAACGTCGCGGAGCGCAGGCTGGACAATCCGCTGCAGCTGCCCGCGCTCCTGTCTTACATCGCCTACGGCGACTTCTCGGCGAACGTCAAGGGTCTCGACTCCTTTCCCGAAGACGAGTGGCCGACCAACATCGAGCTGCTCTACTACGGCTTCCACGTCATGGTCGGGCTGGGGTCGCTGTTCATTGCGCTGATGGCTTTGGCCGCGCTCCAGCTCGCGCGCCGGAAGCTCGCGACCAGCCGTTGGCTGCTCTGGATGCTCGCCCTCGCCTTTCCCTTTCCGTTCATCGCCAACACCGCCGGATGGATGACCGCCGAGATGGGACGCCAGCCCTGGCTGGTGTATGGCCTTCTGCGCACGGCCGAGGGCGGCTCGCCGACGGTGCATGGCGGCTCGACTCTCTTCACCACCCTCGGCTTCGCCGGGCTCTATTTCGTGCTCGGCATCCTGTTCGTGCTGCTCGTCTTGCGCGAGGTCGGCCATGGCCCGCGCCCGCTCGGCGCGCCGACGTCGCCGCCATCGCCAGTGGCAGGGCACTGA
- a CDS encoding OsmC family protein — protein sequence MPELHSTYALSIRSTGGKQAIASSPDGLPDLGLASPPQFGGPGGQWTPEHLYVGSAAACWMTTFLAVAELSKLEFLGLSVAAEGFLEKGDDRKFSIARIVLRPLVTVALEADREKALRLIQKAEDACLVARSMRTTVELEPQVTVAVTA from the coding sequence ATGCCCGAACTGCACAGCACCTATGCGCTCTCGATCCGATCGACCGGAGGGAAACAGGCGATCGCAAGCTCGCCGGATGGACTGCCGGACCTCGGGCTCGCTTCACCGCCGCAATTTGGCGGCCCCGGCGGACAATGGACGCCGGAACACCTCTACGTCGGCTCTGCGGCGGCCTGTTGGATGACGACGTTCCTCGCCGTCGCGGAGCTCTCCAAGCTCGAGTTCCTCGGACTCTCCGTCGCCGCCGAAGGGTTCCTCGAGAAGGGAGACGACCGCAAGTTCTCGATCGCCAGGATCGTCCTGCGTCCGCTCGTCACCGTCGCTCTCGAGGCGGACCGCGAAAAGGCGCTGCGGCTGATCCAGAAGGCCGAGGATGCCTGTCTCGTCGCGCGCTCGATGCGCACGACCGTCGAGCTCGAACCGCAGGTTACGGTGGCAGTAACGGCTTAG
- the cydB gene encoding cytochrome d ubiquinol oxidase subunit II, with product MEMLWFWIAAVMVAVYVVMDGFDFGAGALYLDVARTDRERRQVLAAIGPFWDGNEVWLLAAGGVLFLAFPKVLASGLSGLYLAIMLVLWVLILRGISIEFRSHVADGMWRSFWDGTLALASLLAPVLFGAALGNLLRGVPLSDKGWFALPLFDSFSPTGALGILDWYTVVAGVLALVALAHHGALFLAWKTDGAVRERSLAWAGRLFPATVVLWLAASVATARVAPEVFAGIPGRPLAWLATALAVAGIVASFAARRSGRDLMAFLGSAAFLLGILAATAASIFPTMLKSSTDPALSLTALNSAAGAQSLRAGLYWWPFGLVLAIAYVAFLFRFHRGKVQAAAEGEGY from the coding sequence ATGGAAATGCTCTGGTTCTGGATTGCCGCGGTGATGGTGGCGGTCTACGTGGTGATGGACGGCTTCGACTTCGGCGCCGGCGCTCTCTACCTCGACGTGGCCAGGACCGACCGCGAGCGCCGACAGGTGCTGGCCGCGATCGGTCCGTTCTGGGACGGCAACGAGGTCTGGCTGCTCGCGGCTGGAGGCGTCCTCTTCCTCGCTTTCCCGAAGGTGCTCGCCTCGGGTCTCTCGGGCCTCTATCTCGCGATCATGCTGGTGCTCTGGGTGCTCATTCTCCGCGGGATCTCGATCGAGTTCCGTTCGCACGTCGCCGACGGCATGTGGCGGAGCTTCTGGGACGGCACTCTCGCCCTCGCCTCGCTCCTCGCGCCGGTCCTTTTCGGCGCCGCGCTCGGAAATCTCCTGCGCGGCGTGCCGCTTTCCGACAAGGGGTGGTTCGCGTTGCCGCTCTTCGACTCCTTCTCGCCGACCGGAGCGCTCGGCATCCTCGACTGGTACACCGTCGTTGCCGGAGTCCTCGCGCTCGTCGCGCTCGCGCATCACGGTGCCCTGTTCCTCGCCTGGAAGACCGACGGAGCGGTGCGAGAGCGCAGCCTCGCCTGGGCCGGACGCCTCTTTCCGGCGACGGTCGTCCTCTGGCTGGCGGCGAGTGTGGCGACGGCGCGCGTCGCTCCCGAAGTCTTTGCCGGTATTCCAGGCCGCCCGCTCGCCTGGCTCGCGACCGCGCTCGCGGTCGCCGGGATCGTCGCCAGCTTCGCCGCGCGGCGCAGTGGACGCGATCTCATGGCGTTCCTCGGCTCTGCAGCCTTCCTGCTCGGAATCCTGGCGGCGACCGCGGCATCCATCTTTCCGACCATGCTCAAGTCGTCGACCGACCCGGCGCTGTCTCTGACCGCGCTCAACTCCGCAGCGGGAGCGCAGTCCCTGCGCGCCGGTCTCTACTGGTGGCCCTTCGGCCTGGTGCTCGCCATCGCCTACGTCGCCTTCCTCTTCCGCTTTCACCGCGGCAAGGTGCAGGCTGCGGCCGAAGGGGAGGGCTATTGA